A portion of the Oncorhynchus masou masou isolate Uvic2021 unplaced genomic scaffold, UVic_Omas_1.1 unplaced_scaffold_4047, whole genome shotgun sequence genome contains these proteins:
- the LOC135534865 gene encoding vam6/Vps39-like protein — protein MHDAYEPVPILEKLPLQIDCLAAWEDWLLVGTKPGHLLLYRIKKDAGTNRFEVTLEKSHKNFSKKIQQLFIVSQYKILISLLENNIHVHDLLTFQQITVVSKAKGATLFACDLQLSPSGEAQLRMCVAVKKKLQLYYWKDREFYELQGDFSAPDIPKSMAWCQNSICVGFKRDYYLIRMDGRGSIKELFPTGKQLEPLVVPLADGKVAVGQDDLTVVLNEEGVCTQKCALNWTDIPIDMGTCVSLL, from the exons ATGCATGACGCTTACGAACCGGTACCTATCCTGGAGAAACTGCCTCTCCAGATTGACTGTCTTGCGGCCTGGG AGGACTGGCTTCTAGTTGGGACCAAACCAGGTCATCTGCTGCTCTACAGAATCAAAAAGGATGcag GTACCAACAGGTTTGAGGTGACTTTGGAGAAATCACACAAGAACTTCTCCAAGAAGATCCAGCAG CTCTTCATTGTCTCACAGTACAAGATCCTCATCAGTCTACTGg agaacaacaTCCATGTCCACGACCTATTGACCTTTCAGCAGATTACTGTGGTTTCCAAGGCCAAAGGGGCAACGCTCTTCGCCTGTGACCTGCAG CTGTCCCCTTCAGGAGAGGCCCAGCTGAGGATGTGTGTTGCAGTGAAGAAGAAGCTTCAGCTGTACTACTGGAAGGACAGGGAGTTCTATGAGCTGCAG GGAGACTTTTCTGCTCCAGACATCCCGAAGTCCATGGCCTGGTGTCAGAACTCCATCTGTGTGGGCTTCAAGAGAGACTACTACCTCATCCGG atgGATGGGCGTGGCTCCATCAAGGAGCTCTTCCCCACGGGGAAGCAGCTGGAGCCCCTGGTGGTTCCCCTGGCTGATGGGAAGGTGGCGGTGGGCCAGGATGACCTCACGGTGGTGCTCAACGAGGAGGGGGTCTGCACTCAGAAGTGTGCCCTCAACTGGACTGACATCCCCATTGATATGGGTACTTGTGTTTCCTTGTTATAG